A DNA window from Arachis duranensis cultivar V14167 chromosome 3, aradu.V14167.gnm2.J7QH, whole genome shotgun sequence contains the following coding sequences:
- the LOC107481648 gene encoding uncharacterized protein LOC107481648, whose amino-acid sequence MADEPMPTRWSFQDFKLNYDAMFGRKKVVENGEAADKAVGNGNLLNHASNGNLQAKRSSDMTIFEQFQSQGQNPAQTNGFSPNHGDERPQKSLLPPFESAEMRALAESLSRDIIRGSPNVKWESIKGLGNAKLLLKEAVVMPIKYPKYFTGLLSPWKGILLFGPPGTGKTMLAKAVATECQTTFFNISASSVVSKWRGDSEKLIKVLFELARHHAPSTIFLDEIDAIISQRGEARSEHEASRRLKTELLIQMDGLAKTDELVFVLAATNLPWELDAAMLRRLEKRILVPLPEPEARRSMFEELLPPQPDEEEIPYDLLVERTEGYSGSDIRLLCKETAMQPLRRLMSQLEQRQEVVPEEELPKVGPIRYEDIEAALKNTRPSAHLHAHKYEKFNADYGSQILH is encoded by the exons atGGCCGATGAACCAATGCCCACTCGCTGGTCCTTCCAG gaCTTCAAATTGAATTATGATGCGATGTTTGGGAGGAAGAAAGTGGTGGAGAATGGTGAGGCAGCTGATAAAGCTGTTGGTAATGGAAACTTATTGAACCATGCATCCAACGGCAATCTGCAAGCTAAAAGATCATCTGATATGACAATCTTTGAGCAGTTTCAGAGCCAG GGGCAGAATCCGGCGCAGACAAATGGCTTTTCACCAAACCATGGGGACGAAAGGCC GCAAAAGTCTTTGCTTCCACCTTTTGAATCTGCAGAGATGCGTGCTTTAGCAGAGAGCTTAAGTAG GGATATAATTCGTGGGAGTCCAAATGTGAAGTGGGAAAGCATCAAGGGGTTAGGGAATGCCAAACTTTTGCTAAAAGAGGCTGTTGTGATGCCAATTAAGTATCCCAA GTACTTTACTGGTCTGTTATCTCCATGGAAAGGCATTCTCCTTTTTGGCCCACCAGGGACAGGAAAG ACAATGCTTGCAAAGGCTGTTGCAACAGAGTGCCAGActacattttttaatatttcagCATCATCTGTTGTCAGCAAATGGCGAG GTGATTCCGAGAAGTTGATAAAGGTGTTATTTGAGCTTGCAAGACACCATGCCCCCTCAACCATATTTCTTGATGAAATTGATGCAATCATTAGTCAACGCGGTGAAGCACGCAGTGAACATGAAGCAAGTAGACGACTAAAAACTGAACTACTCATACAG ATGGACGGTTTGGCCAAGACTGATGAGCTTGTTTTTGTTTTGGCGGCAACAAATCTTCCCTGGGAATTGGATGCAGCCATGCTCCGCCGTCTTGAGAAGCGA ATCCTTGTACCACTCCCAGAACCAGAAGCAAGAAGATCCATGTTCGAGGAACTCCTTCCTCCACAGCCTGATGAGGAAGAGATCCCCTATGATTTGCTAGTGGAGCGGACCGAAGGATATTCAGGGTCAGATATCCGGTTACTCTGCAAAGAGACAGCAATGCAGCCTTTGAGACGCCTAATGTCTCAACTTGAACAGAGACAAGAGGTGGTACCGGAAGAAG AGTTGCCAAAAGTTGGGCCAATCAGGTATGAAGATATAGAAGCAGCATTGAAAAACACAAGGCCATCTGCTCACCTACATGCCCATAAATATGAAAAGTTTAATGCTGATTATGGCAGTCAAATACTTCACTGA
- the LOC107481584 gene encoding putative F-box protein At3g29830, whose protein sequence is MAEKETDKISSLPEELLLNVLSSLPFKEAAKTCILSKKWLKLWQSTNTVKNNQLECNNVEVPQRKAFNNFIKIWITLHKNYHLHDKFTLSVSPPFNCGDIVGAYVDFALEDGVKDLELDFAEAQWEDEHPEENIHDASVEFPRHLYEKKKLHQKLESLKLHSCSFETKNFAKFVALKDVTLAWIPLKLESIRTLLTTCEWMESLSLKNCWDIESFDVKKLELKKLVIDRCMIGTDYIGFEAPNLKIFKYCGSMPPVSEVKVEAGTIEEADLDLSPMDEFFECGNELQNFLQDFFAANVLTVCSVILQVIPSGDEPVRLPGGLRVRHLKMKIQMHPQEFCGFLWFLNSCPRLTKVTIDLHHCNILSEYEAPYDVDLKNFWKRLPVPTCFRRSLTEVEMNGFIATSDQLYACSYFISAASILTKLSIHVLNNKNDDPHTVEMRRILASQLLHIPKASRDLAIIIR, encoded by the exons ATGGCAGAAAAAGAAACCGACAAAATTTCTTCATTACCCGAAGAGCTTCTTCTCAACGTTCTTTCCTCGCTTCCTTTCAAAGAAGCAGCGAAAACATGTATCCTTTCCAAGAAGTGGTTGAAGCTGTGGCAATCTACCAACACAGTGAAGAACAACCAACTCGAATGCAACAACGTTGAAGTACCGCAAAGGAAGGCTTTCAACAACTTCATCAAGATCTGGATCACATTGCACAAAAACTACCATCTCCACGATAAATTCACCCTCAGTGTTTCTCCTCCTTTCAACTGCGGTGACATCGTTGGAGCCTACGTCGATTTCGCCCTAGAGGACGGCGTGAAAGATTTGGAACTCGATTTCGCCGAAGCGCAGTGGGAGGACGAACATCCTGAAGAGAATATCCACGATGCCTCGGTTGAATTTCCGAGACACCTTTACGAGAAAAAGAAACTGCACCAGAAGCTCGAGAGTTTGAAACTGCACTCGTGCAGTTTCGAAACAAAAAATTTCGCCAAGTTTGTGGCACTGAAAGATGTGACTCTTGCTTGGATTCCGTTGAAATTGGAATCGATTAGGACGCTGTTAACGACGTGCGAGTGGATGGAGAGTTTGAGCCTGAAGAACTGTTGGGATATTGAATCCTTTGATGTAAAGAAATTGGAACTGAAGAAGTTGGTGATTGATAGGTGCATGATTGGAACGGATTATATTGGTTTTGAGGCGCCAAATTTGAAGATTTTCAAGTACTGTGGTTCCATGCCGCCGGTGTCTGAAGTGAAGGTGGAAGCTGGTACCATAGAAGAGGCAGATCTTGATTTAAGCCCCATGGATGAGTTCTTTGAATGTGGCAACGAACTTCAGAATTTTCTTCAAGATTTCTTTGCGGCCAATGTTCTTACAGTTTGCAGCGTGATTCTTCAG GTGATTCCTTCGGGAGATGAACCGGTGAGGCTACCAGGGGGTTTGAGGGTGAGACACTTGAAGATGAAAATCCAAATGCATCCCCAAGAATTTTGCGGATTCCTTTGGTTTCTCAACAGTTGTCCTAGGTTGACCAAAGTTACCATAGACCTTCACCACTGCAATATCCTCTCC GAATATGAAGCCCCTTATGATGTGGATCTTAAGAATTTCTGGAAGAGGTTGCCAGTGCCAACTTGCTTTAGAAGAAGTCTCACGGAAGTGGAAATGAATGGGTTTATAGCAACAAGCGACCAACTCTATGCATGCTCCTATTTCATCAGTGCGGCTTCAATTTTGACGAAGCTCAGCATCCATGTTTTGAATAACAAGAATGATGACCCTCACACGGTGGAGATGCGTCGTATTTTAGCATCGCAATTGCTCCATATTCCAAAGGCTTCAAGAGATTTGGCCATAATAATTCGTTGA
- the LOC110278801 gene encoding uncharacterized protein LOC110278801 codes for MDEYPLSGLESHPRRFKAHWFKSFSWLEYSPEVDAAAFCLPCYLFSRKSSPFTSGGFRNWKKVNNGKDCAFLSHVGKSLNSPHNIAVKSCKDLLNQLCHIDKVLAKQSSQQVLSNRLRLKASIDTVRWLTFQACAFRGHDESHESQNRENFLEMLKLLASYNKEVDAVVLDNAPQNAIYTSPSIQKEILHVFARKVQNEIRNEIGNAKFCLIVDEARDESRREQMALVVRFVDKHGFVKERLIDVVHVKDTTSATLKQEICSVLSHHNLNIQNVRGQGYDEDSNMRGEWKGLQALIIQECPYAYYVHCFTHQLQLALVAAAKEVVDVHAFFQSLSNIINVVCFSCKRNDELRSAYATEIFHLVATNQIETGMGANQIGTLKRSGDTRWSSHFNSICSLLRMFGATTSVLEDLATNGSTYSQRGDATYALKSLLSFDFVFILHIMKEIMGITDKLCQALQQKSQDILNAMHLVSSTKSLIQQLRDSSWGALLEKVSSFCNDHAIQIPDMGASFSDIIRSRRKKDVVTVEHHYRVDIFTSVIDFQLKELNSRFSEQATELLILSTSLDPKDAFKLFSVCNICNLVKNFYSLDFSEQEKIQLDYELQHYELDVVKASDFQNLSILAELSTTERAFSAMKIIKTRLRNKMEDEFLADCMIVYIEKEIASKFTSEMIIDDFSSMKHRRASLKISKS; via the exons ATGGATGAGTACCCTCTTTCTGGTCTAGAAAGTCATCCTCGTCGTTTCAAAGCTCATTGGTTTAAGAGTTTTTCTTGGCTAGAATATTCGCCAGAAGTGGATGCTGCTGCATTTTGTCTTCCATGCTATTTATTTTCTAGAAAATCAAGTCCATTCACATCAGGAGGATTTCGCAATTGGAAAAAAGTGAATAATGGAAAGGATTGTGCATTTTTATCTCATGTGGGTAAATCTCTTAATTCTCCTCATAATATTGCTGTTAAGTCTTGTAAAGATTTGCTTAATCAATTATGTCACATTGACAAAGTATTGGCTAAGCAAAGCTCACAACAAGTTTTAAGCAATAGATTGCGTCTTAAAGCCTCTATTGATACTGTCAGATGGTTAACGTTTCAAGCTTGTGCTTTTAGGGGACATGACGAGAGTCATGAGTCTCAGAATCGAGAAAATTTTCttgaaatgttaaaattattagctTCTTACAATAAAGAAGTGGATGCAGTTGTTTTGGATAATGCTCCTCAAAATGCAATATACACATCACCTTCTATTCAAAAGGAAATTCTACATGTTTTTGCTAGAAAGGTGCAAAATGAAATTCGCAATGAGATTGGTAATGCAAAGTTTTGTTTGATTGTTGATGAAGCTAGAGATGAATCTAGAAGAGAACAAATGGCACTTGTTGTTAGATTTGTTGATAAGCATGGATTTGTCAAAGAAAGGCTAATAGATGTTGTTCATGTCAAAGATACTACTTCTGCTACTCTAAAACAAGAGATTTGTTCTGTATTATCTCATCACAATCTCAACATTCAAAATGTTCGAGGTCAAGGGTATGACGAAGATAGTAATATGCGTGGAGAGTGGAAAGGGTTACAAGCTTTAATTATTCAAGAATGTCCTTATGCATATTATGTTCATTGCTTTACTCATCAATTACAGCTAGCTCTTGTTGCCGCGGCTAAAGAAGTTGTTGATGTTCATGCTTTTTTCCAAAGTTTGAGTAATATTATCAATGTTGTGTGCTTTTCTTGCAAACGCAATGATGAATTACGATCTGCTTATGCAACTGAAATTTTCCATTTAGTTGCAACTAATCAAATTGAAACAGGAATGGGAGCAAATCAAATTGGCACATTAAAAAGATCAGGAGATACTAGGTGGAGCTCTCACTTCAACTCAATTTGTAGCCTTTTACGTATGTTTGGAGCAACAACTTCAGTTCTGGAAGATTTGGCTACTAATGGATCTACATATTCTCAACGTGGTGATGCTACTTATGCTCTTAAAtctttattatcatttgattttgttttcattttgcaTATAATGAAAGAAATCATGGGAATCACTGATAAACTTTGTCAAGCATTGCAACAAAAATCTCAAGACATTTTGAATGCTATGCATCTGGTTTCTAGTACAAAGTCATTGATTCAACAGTTAAGAGATAGTAGTTGGGGAGCACTTTTGGAGAAAGTTAGTTCTTTCTGCAATGATCATGCTATTCAGATACCTGATATGGGTGCTTCTTTTAGTGACATAATTCGGTCTCGTCGTAAAAAGGATGTTGTCACTGTTGAACACCACTATCGTGTTGACATTTTTACTAGCGTGATAGATTTTCAATTGAAAGAGCTAAATAGTAGATTTAGTGAGCAAGCAACCGAGCTCCTCATACTGAGTACATCTCTAGATCCTAAAGATGCTTTCAAGTTATTCAGTGTTTGCAACATATGCAATCTTGTAAAGAATTTCTATTCTTTAGATTTTTCTGAGCAAGAAAAAATTCAATTGGATTATGAGTTACAACATTATGAACTTGATGTGGTTAAAGCTTCAGATTTTCAGAATTTGTCTATTCTTGCTGAATTGT caacaactgaACGGGCCTTTTCAGCTATGAAGATTATTAAAACAAGGCTTCGAAATAAGATGGAAGATGAATTTTTAGCAGATTGTATGATTGTAtatattgaaaaggaaattgcttcAAAATTCACTTCAGAGATGATAATCGATGATTTTAGTTCCATGAAGCATCGTCGAGcaagtttaaaaatatcaaaatcttaa